A stretch of DNA from Spirochaetota bacterium:
GCATACGATCAGGAGAAGCCCTATCTGCTGGTGATAAATCCCTGCTCCGGTCGTTATAATGCTTTCATGAAGGATTGGCGCATGCCCTTCAATGGGCGCACCATAAAGGAATGGGCCGCTTCGAAGGGCCTGGATCTCATGAATGACCGGGAGCCCGTTGTGGACGATACGGCGGCCTATGTGGGCCCCTACGGGTCGACCATCACCATCAATGGAATGTCCCGTGATGGAAGATACCGTCTGTGGATCGATTTCGTCAGGTTCACACCGGGAGAGAAACGCCCCGTGTCCCAGCTGAAGATTTTTGCCTCCGCCCGAAACATGGATTCCCGCTGTATCAGCGTCGTCCGCCCTTCGGACATCGGCGATTCCTATTATTTTGTTGATATACCCCAGACTATTTCAGCGCGCGGCGCCGTGGAATTGCGTTTTGTGGAATATGGCGCCTCTTCCGGCAACTGGGGCGTCTGGGATATTATCGTTTCCGCCGTCGGGGAGCTGCCGCGGCAAGATGATATCCCCAAAGATGAAAGCATCGATCTCAATGTCGATGACAGGATCGTGCAGTAGGGCGGATATGTATCACGGCCCCTCACCCCCTGGCCCCTCTCCCATTAAGAAATGAAGTAAGGCGAGGGGGAGTGTTTGCAGGGGAGCCCTCTCCTTTTTTCAGAGCCTAATGGGAGGCAGCATCTTGTACATCCGTGTACGATGCTGCATGCGCTACATCCTGCCGCTTTGTGCGCATCGCTTGTCCCGCTTGCACTGAGCTTTGTCGAAGTGAGCGACGTCGAGGGGAGGCGGGATGAGGGATATCGGTGAAAAATGCAGGTAAACAAGTACTTCCGTGCCAAAGCCGTTCCAACTCCGCAATAAAAAGCCATTAAGCGAAAAATATGTTGCTCTGACCCCGCCTCATCAAGAGGAAAAATATCCACTTTTCCCGGTCCGTCGGTGTTTGGATTAATTTATAAAAAAAAAAGAATATTTTTTGACAAAAAAAAGGGGTGATATTTTCTGATTCACATATTTACGCTACTTGAAAAAAGTGTTATTTTAATAAAAAGCATTGCAGAACATCGACCTGACCGGCGAAACCCGCCGGTATTCCGAAGGCGCTGAATTTACTATTTGTGAAAGCAGGGTGGGGTTATGGCCAAGGACTTCCATGAAAAAGATTACGATGATGAAGTGTACGAAGACGACTATTACGAAGAGCATTACGAAGAGGAAGAACTAGCGGATGAGTCCGATCTCATCGAGGATGAGGAAGGAGAGGGCCGTATCGTCGACGAAGAGGCGGAAGAAGAAGCCAAGGGAGATGGCGACGAGGAGCTCGAAGAGGTCGGATTTGACGATGACGACACCAAGAAGGTCACCGTGAGCTATGCCTGCGAGGAATGCGATTACCGCTGGGATGATATCGTAATTAAAAAGAAGAACGTTATCGAAGACGAAGAGCCCGATGTCATCTGCCCGATGTGCGGCTCCATGAACGTCACCCTTATATGATATGAGCAGCCGGTCCATTGTTATCAAGGGAGCGCGCGAGCACAATCTCAAGAACATATCACTGGAAATCCCGCGGGACAAGCTTGTTGTCCTGACGGGCCTCTCCGGTTCCGGAAAATCCTCACTTGCCTTTGACACCATTTACGCGGAAGGACAGCGCCGCTACGTGGAGTCGCTTTCCTCGTACGCGCGGCAGTTCCTCGGGCTGATGGAAAAGCCCGACGTGGACTACATCGACGGCCTTTCCCCGGCCATATCCATCGAACAGAAGACGACGCACCGCAACCCGCGGTCCACCGTGGGCACGGTCACCGAGATATACGACTACTTCAGGCTCCTGTACGCCCGCGTCGGCGTGCCCCACTGCCACCGGTGCGGCAGGAAGATATCCTCCCAGTCCCTTGACCAGATCGTTGAGAACCTGATGACCTACGGGGCCGGGACGAAGGTGCAGGTCCTGGCGCCCCTGGTGCGGGGCCGCAAGGGCGAACACGCGGACAAGCTCGAGCAGGCCCGGAAAAAGGGCTTCGTGAGGGTCCGCGTCGACGGACAGGTGCGGGAGCTCGAGGAGGAGATCAGGCTCGACAAGAACAAGAAGCACTCCCTGGACGTCATCGTGGACCGCATCGTGATCAAGGACGGGGTGCGGCCGCGCCTGGCCGAATCGGTCGAGACGGCCATGGAGATCGGAGAGGGCCTCGTGACCGTCCTGACCGGCGGCGCCGGCGAGACCGAGCGCCTTTTCTCGTCGAAGCTATCCTGCACCGAATGCGGCATATCCATGCCGGAGCTTTCGCCGCGGATGTTCTCTTTCAACAGCCCCTACGGCGCCTGCCCGGCCTGCGGCGGCCTGGGCTATATCATGCAGTTCGACCCCGATCTCATCGTCTCCGACCCGGACCTCTCCCTCTACGACGGCGTCCTGGAGGTCTGGGGCAAGACCACCAGCTACTGGTACCTGGAGCAGATCAAGAACCTCGAGAAGAATTTCGGCTTTGACGCCCACACGCCCTGGAAGAAGCTCCCGAAAAAGATCAAGGACATCATCCTCTACGGGTCCGAGGGCAAGAAAATCGATTACCAGGTGAAGCGCGAGAACGCGGAGTACCGCTTCACCCGGGCCTTCGAGGGCGTCATCCCGAACCTCCACCGCCGCTACATGGAGACCAAGTCCGAGGACATGCGCATCTGGATGGAGAGCTACATGTCCAACACCCTCTGCGGCGAGTGCGGCGGGAAGCGGCTCAGGCCGGAGAGCCTCGCCGTGAGGGTGGCGGGGCACACCATAGACCAGGTCACGGGCCGGTCCATCGGCGACGCCTGGCGCCTCTTCCAGGACCTGGACCTCACGGACACGGAGAAGAAGATCGCGGAGCAGATCATGAAGGAGATCAGGGTGCGCCTCAAGTTCCTCACCGACGTGGGGATCGACTACATCACCCTGGACCGGGCGGCCGGAACACTCTCCGGCGGGGAGTCGCAGCGCATACGCCTGGCCACCCAGATCGGGTCGAGCCTCACCGGCGTCCTCTACGTTCTGGACGAGCCGAGCATCGGCCTCCACCAGCGCGACAACCGGAAGCTCCTGGCCACGTTGAAGCGCCTCCGCGACCTGGGAAACACGGTCATCGTGGTGGAGCACGACGAGGACACCATCCGCGAGGCGGACTACGTGGTGGACCTGGGGCCCGGCGCCGGACTTCATGGCGGCTACGTGGTGGCCCTGGGGACCCCGGCCGAGATCGAGGCCGACAAGAAATCCCTCACCGGGCGATACCTGGCCGGTGAGAGCTTCATCCCGGTCCCGGCGTCGCGCCGCGAGGCGGCGGATCATATCGAGATCCAGGGCGTGAAGGAGAACAATCTTAAAAACATCAGCGTGAAGTTCCCACTGGGGGTCCTCTGCGCCGTGACCGGCGTGTCCGGGTCGGGGAAGTCGACACTGGTGATCGATATCCTTTTCAAGGCACTGTCGTCGCTGGTAATGAAATCCAAGGAGCACCCGGGAAAATTCGACAAATTCGTCGGCATCGAGAAGATCGACAAGGTGATCGACATCGACCAGTCCCCCATCGGGCGGACGCCGCGGTCCAATCCCGCGACCTACACGGGGCTGTTCACGCCGATACGCGACCTTTTCGCGAAGCTGCCCGACTCGAAGCTGCGGGGCTACCAGCCGGGGCGCTTCTCCTTCAATGTTTCCGGGGGGCGGTGCGAGTCGTGCTTCGGCGACGGCGTCATCAAGATCGAGATGCATTTCCTGCCCGACGTGTACATCACCTGCGACGTGTGCAAGGGAAGGCGCTACAACCACGAGACCCTGGAGGTGCGCTACAAGGGAAAGAACATCTACGAGGTCCTGGAGATGACCGTGGAGGAGGCCCTCGAGTTCTTCAGCGCGGTGCCGGCGATCCGCGGGAAGCTCGACACGCTGAACCGCGTGGGCCTCGGCTACATCAAGCTGGGCCAGCCCGCCACGACCCTGTCGGGCGGCGAGGCCCAGCGGGTCAAGCTTTCGGCGGAGCTTTCCAAGCGCGCCACGGGACGCACCATCTACCTCCTTGATGAGCCCACCACGGGACTTCATTTCGCCGATATACAGCGTCTCATCGACGTGCTCCAGTCGCTGGTGGACAAGGGGAACACGGTGATAGTGATCGAGCACAACCTGGACGTCATCAAGACCGCCGACTGGATAATCGACCTGGGGCCGGAGGGGGGAGACGACGGCGGCACCGTTGTCGCCGCCGGCACGCCGGAGGATATCGTGCGCGTGAAGGAGTCCTACACCGGGCAGTTCCTCAAGAAGACCCTGAAACAGAAAGCGCCGCGGTAGTCAGGGCTTAACCAGGGGTTTAAGCCCCTGGTTACCCCGGGTTACCACACTACTTCTATCCCTTTCTCTTCTTCAGCTCCAGGGCCGTTTTAAGCCCCTTGTCGCGGATGACCTTGATCTTGAGGCCCGTTTCAGTGAGCTTGAAGAACCGCTTGCCGTATTTTCGGAG
This window harbors:
- the uvrA gene encoding excinuclease ABC subunit UvrA, which translates into the protein MSSRSIVIKGAREHNLKNISLEIPRDKLVVLTGLSGSGKSSLAFDTIYAEGQRRYVESLSSYARQFLGLMEKPDVDYIDGLSPAISIEQKTTHRNPRSTVGTVTEIYDYFRLLYARVGVPHCHRCGRKISSQSLDQIVENLMTYGAGTKVQVLAPLVRGRKGEHADKLEQARKKGFVRVRVDGQVRELEEEIRLDKNKKHSLDVIVDRIVIKDGVRPRLAESVETAMEIGEGLVTVLTGGAGETERLFSSKLSCTECGISMPELSPRMFSFNSPYGACPACGGLGYIMQFDPDLIVSDPDLSLYDGVLEVWGKTTSYWYLEQIKNLEKNFGFDAHTPWKKLPKKIKDIILYGSEGKKIDYQVKRENAEYRFTRAFEGVIPNLHRRYMETKSEDMRIWMESYMSNTLCGECGGKRLRPESLAVRVAGHTIDQVTGRSIGDAWRLFQDLDLTDTEKKIAEQIMKEIRVRLKFLTDVGIDYITLDRAAGTLSGGESQRIRLATQIGSSLTGVLYVLDEPSIGLHQRDNRKLLATLKRLRDLGNTVIVVEHDEDTIREADYVVDLGPGAGLHGGYVVALGTPAEIEADKKSLTGRYLAGESFIPVPASRREAADHIEIQGVKENNLKNISVKFPLGVLCAVTGVSGSGKSTLVIDILFKALSSLVMKSKEHPGKFDKFVGIEKIDKVIDIDQSPIGRTPRSNPATYTGLFTPIRDLFAKLPDSKLRGYQPGRFSFNVSGGRCESCFGDGVIKIEMHFLPDVYITCDVCKGRRYNHETLEVRYKGKNIYEVLEMTVEEALEFFSAVPAIRGKLDTLNRVGLGYIKLGQPATTLSGGEAQRVKLSAELSKRATGRTIYLLDEPTTGLHFADIQRLIDVLQSLVDKGNTVIVIEHNLDVIKTADWIIDLGPEGGDDGGTVVAAGTPEDIVRVKESYTGQFLKKTLKQKAPR